The Suricata suricatta isolate VVHF042 chromosome 16, meerkat_22Aug2017_6uvM2_HiC, whole genome shotgun sequence genome contains the following window.
GCTGTTACTTCTGAATGGAGCAGGGGCTGCTGGTGTAGGACTCTGGGTCTGTGACCAGCTGGAGGTCATATCCTTGGAACCCTGAGGGGCTGGTTTGAGGCTGGGATTTCTGAATGGGGCAGGGACTATGAGGGGAATGTTGGCCATCCCATTCTATCCAAGGCCAGGGCTCAGGAAGCTGGGTTACTGTGGGAGATAGGATCAGCTCTGGATTTAGAAGGGGTGGTCCCAGTGGGAGTAAGAACTGCTGAACCCCTGTGTCTCCAAGGGGAAGTACCCCCTGTTGGATTCCAGACTGCAGTGGTGTTTCTGAGGGAGACTCAGCATTGCCCTGGATGACACCTGCTTGATCTGGGGCTTGAGCCAGGGCCAGGGGCCAGAGGCTGACCAGGGCGGCCTGACTGTGACTTGGGACCCCGCCCATTTTTAACTGTCCACCTTAGCCTTCTCCCTCTGGTGGCACcagggcccctgccctgcctccccctccttctcttcttccccttccctcctcctaccCCTCCATTACCGGCTGCCTAGTGCTGAATTATTGATGGCCCCTGATTACCCGGGGGTTTGGGAAATGACAACAACCGCAGCCccccccatcaccccctcccaggctgcccacctcctccagggaccAGCCAGCCCACCACCAACCTCTACCCAAGGTTAATGTTGGGGGCTGGTAGGCAGGTGAGCCGGGAAGAAGCTGAGGATGAGAAGGCGGAAGGGGGAATGGGCTGTAGCATTGCTTGTTCAATCTGCAGGCCTGGGCTGAGGCCTTCCAGCCAGGTTGGGTCCATGTGCCTGGGTCTGGGGAGGGCAGTGCAGCACAGAGGGTCTAGGGCtcggtggtgggggggggggctctctcAGACAGTCTGGGTTTCACTCTCCAGGGAAGACAGAAGCCTCTGTGTGTGCAAGCGCTGACCTCATCGTCAAccagccaccccaccccaccccttctggtccttttaagaaaaaaaaaaaatcatcggGTCCTGGGGTGGGAGTAGGGCTCTGGTACGTTTTGGGAGACAGTGTTATGTTCCCAGGAGGGGACTGGAACTGTGggttgggttgggggaggggtataACTGGCCCTGAATGGGAGTGGGGGGGTTTGGGGGGGCTCCccccaacccgctggccacgtgtgccccttcctgcccctcccccactggcagcCCTGCCCGACGGCCTGGCTTGGTGCCTGGCCCCCTGGCACTGGCCCCGGGACCCGCCGCCGACGGTTTCCTGTTTCTCCCGGTGTCGCTGGAGCTGGCTCCagcttcccttccccccccccccccccgactcccGTCTAGCCCCCTTACACAGAGACACACTGTCTCCCTCTAACCAAGGTCCTGACTTGGCGGAGGGGAGACGGATTTCCCCATGTTGAGGGTGGGGTAGGAGGGTGGACCCTGGGAGGGGACCTGGAGCGCAGGACTCGGCGTCCTGACCCGGGGCCACTCCCCTGCCTCCCGTCCCCAGGGTTTGCCTTTCCAGATTGGGCCTATAAGCCAGAGTCGTCCCCTGGCTCCAGGCAGATCCAGCTGTGGCACTTTATCCTGGAGCTGCTGCGGAAGGAGGAGTACCAGGGTGTCATCGCCTGGCAGGGGGACTATGGAGAATTCGTCATCAAGGACCCTGATGAGGTGGCTCGGCTCTGGGGCGTCCGCAAGTGCAAGCCCCAGATGAATTATGACAAGCTGAGCCGGGCCCTGCggtgaggagggcagagggcCCTGAGCAGATATGGATAGCCCCTGCTGGTTTGGGGAGCCCATAACCCGTGGGAATAGGCTTTGGGTTTGATCCTTTGCCAAAttgtagctgtgtgaccttgggtaagtcttAATCCTTCTCTGAGCCCACCTATCAGCTAGAGGTGTCCTGAAGAGAGAATACAGTCCTGGGCGTGGCGTCTAGTTTGGCCCCAAGCCTCAGGGGAGagctagtttcattcctctgggCACTTGATTTTTCTTGGGCGGCCCAGATTTCTTGGTCCCTCTTTGTGAGCAGCATGTAACGCATGCCCAGAAATGGAGTCTAGACTCTGGTCCCGTTGACTGATTATTCGATGGTTTCTACATCAACAGCTACTATTACAACAAACGTATTCTGCACAAGACCAAGGGGAAAAGGTTCACCTACAAGTTCAACTTCAACAAACTGGTGCTGGTTAATTACCCTTTCATCGATGTGGGGCTGGCTGGTGAGTAATGGGACTGGTGGGCATGAGTTCAAAAGGAGCAGAGGGTCTGTGTGTATGTCCAGGCTGGGTCAAGTGCCTTGACACCACgtctcctctctcctgccagGAGGTGCGGTGCCCCAGAGCGCCCCGCCAGTGCCGTCAGGTGGCAGCCACTTTCGCTTTCCTCCCTCAACACCCTCTGAGGTGCTGTCTCCCACGGAGGACCCCCGCTCACCACCGGCCTGCTCTTCATCTTCATCCTCCCTCTTCTCGGCTGTGGTGGCCCGACGCCTGGGTCGAGGCTCAGTCAGTGACTGTAGTGATGGCACGTCAGAACTGGAAGAGCCACTAGGAGAGGACCCCCGGGCCCGACCGCCAGGCCCTCCGGAGCTGGGCGCCTTCCGTGGGCCCCCACTGGCACGTCTGCCCCATGACCCTGGCGTCTTCCGTGTCTACCCCCGGCCCCGGGGTGGCCCTGAGCCCCTGAGCCCCTTCCCTGTGTCTCCTCTGGCCGGGCCTGGCTCCCTACTGCCCCCTCAGCTCTCACCGGCTCTGCCCATGACGCCCACTCACCTGGCCTACACTCCCTCACCCACGCTGAGCCCTATGTACCCCAGTGGTGGTGGGGGCCCCAGTGGCTCAGGGGGAGGCTCCCACTTCTCCTTTAGCCCTGAGGACATGAAACGGTACCTGCAGGCCCACACCCAAAGCGTCTACAACTACCACCTCAGTCCCCGCGCCTTCCTGCACTACCCTGGGCTGGTGGTGCCCCAACCCCAGCGCCCTGACAAGTGCCCGCTGCCACCCATGGCACCAGAGACCCCACCGGTCCCCTCCTCGGCCtcgtcctcctcttcctcctcctcttccccattcaAGTTTAAGCTCCAGCCACCCCCACTGGGACGCCGGCAGCGGGCAACTGGGGAGAAGGCTCCGGCGGGTGCTGACAAGAGCAGTGGCATTGGCATTGGTGGTGGCAGCAGCTCTGGCGGGCTGGCGGAGGGGGCAGGGGCGCTGGCCCCACCGCC
Protein-coding sequences here:
- the ERF gene encoding ETS domain-containing transcription factor ERF, with protein sequence MKTPADTGFAFPDWAYKPESSPGSRQIQLWHFILELLRKEEYQGVIAWQGDYGEFVIKDPDEVARLWGVRKCKPQMNYDKLSRALRYYYNKRILHKTKGKRFTYKFNFNKLVLVNYPFIDVGLAGGAVPQSAPPVPSGGSHFRFPPSTPSEVLSPTEDPRSPPACSSSSSSLFSAVVARRLGRGSVSDCSDGTSELEEPLGEDPRARPPGPPELGAFRGPPLARLPHDPGVFRVYPRPRGGPEPLSPFPVSPLAGPGSLLPPQLSPALPMTPTHLAYTPSPTLSPMYPSGGGGPSGSGGGSHFSFSPEDMKRYLQAHTQSVYNYHLSPRAFLHYPGLVVPQPQRPDKCPLPPMAPETPPVPSSASSSSSSSSSPFKFKLQPPPLGRRQRATGEKAPAGADKSSGIGIGGGSSSGGLAEGAGALAPPPPPPQIKVEPISEGESEEVEVTDISDEDEEDGEVFKTPRAPPAPPKPEPGEAPGAAQCMPLKLRFKRRWSEDCRLEGGGGPSGALEDEGEDKKVRGEGPGEAGGPLTPRRVSSDLQHATAQLSLEHRDS